A window of Variovorax paradoxus genomic DNA:
GGCTTTAAGGCACCCCCGAAGTGCGCGGCGAACGTGCGGCCGGTGTACTCGTCCCGGAACAGGCCGCGCGCGCGAAGGATCGGGAGCACCAGTTCGATGAAGTCGTCCAGCCCGGCGGGCAGGTGCGGCGGGCAGACGTTGAAGCCGTCGGCCGCGCCGTTCTCGAACCAATGCTGGATGGTGTCGGCCACCTCCTCGGCGCTGCCGATGGCCAGGAAGTGGCCGCGCCCGCGCGCGATGGCGTATTCGAAGACATGGCGCACCGTCGGTGACTCGGTGCGGTTGAGCTTGCGCGCCTGCGTGATGAAGTGGCGCGCCAGCGCCAGCGCGGGGTCGGCCTCGTCGAAGGCCGGGAACAGGTCGTCGCCGCCCAGTCCGGCCAGCGGCACGCGCAGCTCGCGCTCGAGCGCGGCGGTGTCGAGCCTGGCGGCGATCAGCGCGCTCAGGCGCTGGTAGAGCGCATAGGCTTCCTCGCTGGTGCGCCCGATGTAGGGCACCAGCCCCGGCAGCACCGACACGTCTTCCGCACGGCGGCCACTGGCCACGGCGCCGGCCTTGATCTCGCTGTAGAAACCCTGTGCGGCCTCGAAGGTCGGCACACCGGCGAAGACCACCGTCGAACGGGCGGCGCCGAAGGCGCGCGAACGCGGCGAGGTGCCCGCGTTGACCAGCGGGATCTGGCCCTGCGGCGGTCGCGCCACGTTCAGCGGCCCCTTCACGCGAAAGAAGCTGCCCTCATGCTCGATGGGGTGCAGCTTGGCGGGGTCGACCAGCAGGCCGGCGGCCTGGTCGCCGAGCAGCGCGCCGTCTTCCCACGAGTCCCACAGCTGCGAGACCACGTCCACCAGTTCTTCCGCGTAGTCGTACCGGCGGCTGTTGTCCCAGTGGTGGTCGCGGCTGAAGTTCTTCGCGGCGCGCTCGTCGGCGCCGGTGACCACGTTCCATGCGAGTCGGCCGCCGCTCAGGTGGTCGAGCGAGGCGGTCTGGCGCGCGATGTGGTACGGGTCGGCGTAGGTGGTGTTGGCGGTGGCGATCAGGCCGATGCGCTGCGTATGCGCGGCCACGTAGCCGATCATGGTGAAGGGCTCCAGCCGCACCGTCTGCGACGGGAACACGTACTGCTGCTCGGCGCTGGTGGCGAGCGCGTCGCCGAGGAAGAAGAAGTCGAACTTGGCGTCTTCGGCCTTGCGCGCGATCGACGCGATGAAGGCGGGGTCGTGCGAGGCCTTCGGGTCGACACCGGGCAGGCGCCAGGCGCCGGGGTGGTAGCCGATGGAGAACAGGAAGATGCCGAAGTGAAGCTGGCGCGGTGAAGGGGAAATGCGGGGAGTGCTCGGCATCCGGAAGGGTCGGTGGTGAAGGGAAACCCTCGAGTTTTCACCGCCGCGCGGCCTGCGCGGAAATCAGATTTGCGCGCTTCGATATGAGGTTTTCTCATTTGATCGACACGCCCGTCTGTCTGCTATGCGGGCGGCGCCTAAGCAAACGCGAAAGCCTTCTTTCGGCGGCCGGGCGGCGCACCTACGCTGAGGCCCCCTTACTCGCACAGTTCCCCATGGCCTCATCGACACGCCAGTTCAAGCTCGGCGCCTTCCTCATGCAGACGGGCCACCACATTGCCGCTTGGCGCCACCCGGGGGCGCAGGCCGATGCCGGCAGCAACTTCCGCCACTACGTGGCACTGGCGCAGAAGGCCGAGGCCGCGAAGTTCGACGCGATCTTCCTGGCCGACTCGGTCGGCATCCGCAGCAGCAACCTGCCCTCGCTGTCGCGCACCGCGCGCAGCGACCACTTCGAGCCGCTCACCCTGCTGGCGGCGCTGGCCGCGGTGACCGAGCGCATCGGCCTCATCGCCACGGTGTCGACCAGCTTCAACGAGCCTTTCAATGTCGCGCGCAAGTTCGCGTCGCTCGACCAGATCAGCGGCGGGCGCTCGGGCTGGAACCTGGTGACCTCCAGCGGCGTGGGCGAAGCGCAGAACTTCAACCGCGAAGAGCACTTCGAGCATGCGTTGCGCTACGAGCGCGCGGCGGAATTCCACGACGTGGTGACGGGCCTTTGGGACAGCTGGGAGGACGACAGCTTCGTGCGCGACAAGGCCAGCGGCCAATACTTCGCCGAGGACAAGCTGCACGTGCTCGACCACAAGGGCACGCATTTCTCCGTGCGTGGCCCGCTCAACGTGTCGCGCTCGCCGCAGGGGCGGCCGGTGGTGGTGCAGGCGGGCGCCTCGGAGGCCGGGCGCGACCTCGCGGCGCGCACGGCGGAAGTGATCTTCGTGGCGCACCAGACCTTCGAGGAAGCACAGAGCTTCTACCGCGACATCAAGGACCGCGTGCGCGCCTACGACCGCGACCCCGACGGCGTGAAGATCATGCCGGGCATCTTCCCGGTGGTGGGCCGCACGCAGGCCGAGGCGGAGGAGAAGTTCGCGCAGCTGCAGGACCTGGTGCACCCGGTGGTGGGCGTGTCGCTGCTGTCGAGCGTGATCGGCGGCTTCGACCTCTCGGGCCTGCCGGTGGACGGCCCATTGCCGGACCTGCCCGAGACCAACGGGCCGAAGAGCCGGCAGCGGCTGCTGCTCGACCTGGCGCGCCGGGAGAACCTGAGCATCCGCGACCTCTACCTGCGCATCGCCGGCGCACGCGGCCACCAACAGGTGGTCGGCACGCCGTCGAGCATCGCAGACCAGCTGCAGCAGTGGTTCGAGGAAGGCGGCGCGGACGGCTTCAACATCATGTCGCCATGGTTCCCGGGCGGGCTGGACGACTTCATCGAACTGGTGCTGCCGGAGCTGCGGCGGCGCGGACTGTTCCGCACCGAATACGAAGGCCGCACGCTGCGCGAGCACCTGGGTTTGCAGCGGCCGTTGCATCCGCGCCGCCGCGAGGCGGCGGCTGCTGCCGCCTAGGCGGACACTGCGCTAGAACAAGTGTTGCTGCGCGGTCGTCAAGGCCGTGAAGCTCTCCCCCACGGGCTGGAGAATCGCGTCGGCAATCGGTTGGAGCTGCTTGCTCAGATAGTGCTCGTAGTCGATGCGGGAATGGCGCGTCTCGAGCGGCTCCGGCCCGTTCCGGGTCATGACATACCGAATCCAGCCACCGCTCTGATACTGCATCGGACGCCCTATGCGGGCGTTGTACTCGTCGGCGATGCGTGCGGCACGGACCTGCGGCGGCACGTTGACCAGGTAGGCATCGAGCCGATGGCGCAGGCGCTTCCTGTAGATCAGCAGGTCATCCTTTTCGCCGGCCAGCGTCGATTGCGCATAGTCGCTCACGAATTCCTTGTAGGGCTCGCCCTGGAAGATGCGCGAAAGCAGGCCCTCCTGGAACTGGCGCGCCAGCGGAGTCCAGTCGCTGCGGGCCATCTCCAGGCCGCGGTAGACCATTTCCTCCTTGCCTTTGGCGTCCACGCTGAGGCCGGCGTAGCGCTTCTTGCTGCCCACATCCGAGCCACGGATGGTGGGCATGAAGAATTTCCTGTAGTGGGTGTCGAACTCGATCTCGAGAAAATTGTCCAGCCCCTGCTCGTCGCGAAGGGAGCCCGTCCACCAGTCGTTGATGTCCCTCACCAGGTTGGCCGCGACAGCGTGCGCTTCCTCGTTGGTGTGGGTTCGCTTGAGCCAGACGAAGATGGAGTCGGTGTCTCCATAGATCACCTCGTAGCCCCGGCTCTGCACGAACTCGCGCGTGAGCTTCATCATCTCGTGGCCGCGAAGGGTGACGGCGGAAACCAGCTTGGGATTGAAGAAGCGGCAATCGGCCGCGCCCAGCACGCCGGCGAAGGAGTTCATGAGCAGCTTCAGCGCCTGGGACAACGGCTCGTTCCCGACGCGCTTGGCCTCGTCGCGGGCGCGCCAGAGCGTGGTCACGATTTCCGGCAGGCAGTGCCGCTCGCGCGAGAAAACAGTCCCCTGCGGACCCTTGACGACCATGGCCGGATCGCCGGCGTGGGTACCTTCCACGAGGCCCACGGGGTCGACAAGGAAGGTCCGGATGATCGAGGGGTAGAGGCTCTTGTAGTCCAGGACCACGACCGAGTCGTAGAACCCCGGTTTCGAGTCCATCACGTAGCCACCGGGGAAGGCCTTGCTCGCAATCTCGCCCACGTTCGGCGCCACATAGCCCAGGCGATGCATCCGCGGAAGATAGTGGTGACTGAACGCGGCAATGGAGCCGCCGAAGTGATCGGCCTGAAGGCCCGTGGTCTGGGCCCGCTCCATCACGAACTGCAGCAGCTTCGCCTTGTCGAAGATCCGCAGGACCAGTTCGCAGTCCCGGATGTTGTAGAGGGCGAGCGCCGGCTTGTCTTCCTGGTAGCGCCGCTCGATCTCGGCCATCTTGTCGTATTCGTCACCGATGGCCTTCCCCTCGCCCAGCAATGCTTGCGAAACAGTTTCGAGACTGAACGAAGGAAAGCTCCACATCGCGGCCTTGAGCGCGTCGATGCCATCGATGATCACCCGGCCCGGCGTGGGTGCGAACAGGTAGCCCTGCTTGCCCGGATGGGTCCGCCATTCGATGGGCCGGCGCTCCCGTCCCAGCAGCAGCTGCATTCCACAGTCGTTGGCGGTCTTCTGGAGTACGCGCAAGTCGAACTGAATGACGTTCCAGCCGATGACGACGTCTGGGTCGTTCCTCTCGAACCAGTCGTTCAAGCTTTCCACCATGGCTTTGCGGGTCGGGCAGTAGACCAGCGAGAAATCCATGGGCTCACCCGGCCCGGGCGGTGCTTCACCGAGCATGAAGACGACACGATCCTGCAAGCCGTCCAATGCGATCGAATAAAGCGCCTCGTCCTGGCTCGTCTCGATGTCCAGCGACACCATTTTCAGCACCGGCCGGAATTCGGGCGCGGGCTTGAGCCTGCAGTCGACGATGGTCGCGCCGTCCGCGCGGCCCTCTTCCACCGTCACGCCAGCGGTAATGAACCGCTCCATCAGGTAGCGGTCGTGCGGGCGCACGTCGGCTTCGAGCACGGGAACGCCCTGCGGCTGCAGGGCTCGCGTCAGGCGGCCCAATTGGCGGTAGTGCTTCGCATAGACCCCGACGACTGGCTGGCAATTGAAGGTCTTCAATTCAAGCTCACGGACCTGCATTCCCGGCATGGCCGCAAGTTGCGCCTCCAGCGCCGGCCGGTGACGGGACTCCACGAATGCGACCGAGGTCTGGGACCTCAGAACCGCCTTCCTCGGTCCCTCATCCGTGGCCAGCCAATATTCGATTTCGGTGCCCGACGACGCGTCTCGCCAATGGCGAGTGAGGATGAAGCCCTGGAGGGAGGGCGCCACGGGAGCCGGGAGAATCGGGGAAAGCGTAGGGGCAGGTGCGGGCACGCCCGATTCTCTCCCGGTTGCGGCCGGGCATGTCGTCGCCGCCCACGCTCTCCTTTCAGTGGACCAAGCTCATCACTTGTTCATGGCACTCAGCACCGCCGTCGTCATGGCCTGAACGCCCATCTTGATGGAAGGCTCGGGCACGGGCGCGAAGAAAGGCGAGTGATTGAATGGCAGCGGCTTGCCGCCCGGCTTCAGCGACTCGGCAACCTCCTTGGGGTCGCTCACGCCGACGAAGAAGAACATCGACGGCACACCGGCGTTCACGTATTCAGAAAAATCCTCGCTTGCCGTGATGGGCGGCACCTGTACCACCCTCGCCGCGTCGAGCTTCGACTTGAGTGCCGCAACGGTACGCTGGACGACTGCCTCGTCGTTGATGACCGCCGCACCGCCGTCCCCGAACTCGACGACCGGCTCGGGCGCGCCGGCCATCGCGGCGGCAGCCTTCGCGGTGCGTCGGACTCCGGCGAGCAGCTTCTCACGCACTTCCGGCTTGTAGCTGCGAACGGTGCCACGGAGCACGACCGAGTCCGGAATGATGTTGCCCGCGGTGCCGCCCTGAATGGCCCCGATGGTCACGACACCGAATTCGGCCGGATCCTTCTCGCGACTGACCACGGTCTGCACATCCGTCACGAAGTGGGCTGCAATGGCGATGGGATCGATGGTCTTGTCGGGCGCGGAGCCGTGGCCGCCGCGCCCCTTGAAGGTGATCTCGAGGCCGTCGGATGCCGAGGTGATGGCACCCACGCGGTATCCCACGAAGCCGTATGGCGAGGGGCTCGTGTGCAAGGCAAATGCGAAATCGGGCTTGGGAAAACGCTTGAAGAGGCCGTCGGCCAGCATGGCCTTGGCACCGCCACCGGCCTCCTCGGCCGGCTGGCCGATGAACATCAGCGTGCCTTTCCACTGGTCCTTCAGCGCAAGCAATGTTCGAGCGGTCCCGACCCAGCTTGCCATGTGAATGTCGTGCCCGCAGCTGTGCGCAACGAAAGTCTCGCGTCCATTCCACTCGGCCTTGACCTTGCTCGCATAGGGCAACCCCGTCTTTTCCTCCATCGGCAGCGCATCGAGCTCCGTTCGCACCAGCACCGTAGGTCCGGGGCCATTCTTGTAGATCGCAACGATGCCGGTGCGACCGACCTTTTCCGTCACTTCGAAGCCGAGATCACGCATCTCGGCCGCAAGCTTGGCGGCCGTGCGAGTCTCCTTGAAGCTCAGTTCGGGGTTGGAGTGGATGTCCTTGTAGATCGTCTCGAGCGACGGATACATGCCGTCGACAAGCGCATCGATGCGCGCGGTGGGTTGCTGCGCGAAGGCGGCTGGCGCAATCGCGCACATGGCGAGGAGGGAAAGCTGGCGAAAAGCTGGCAAGTGCATCGGATGTCTCTGTGTGATTTGGTTTTCTGCGGTGCCGTGCGGCCCGGGATGACCTGACTCGACCCGCGGCGCACGGAACCCGCAATCTAGGGAGACGCCAAACCAAAGTCCAATGCATTGTTGTTTTCATTGCCATAATTTGATCTCATGGAAATTGCCCGGCTCCCGTGATGACGCTCGTACAACTTCGGCACTTGATTTCGCTGGCGGAGACCGCTTCGTTCACGCGATCGGCCGAGACGCTCTTCCTGACACAGCCGGCGTTGAGCCGAAGCATCAACGCATTGGAAGAGGAGCTGGGCCAGAAGCTTTTCGACCGTGTCGGAAGACGCAGCGAACTCACGCATTTCGGGCACGAGGTATTGCAACGGGCGCGCAGACTGGTGTTCGACGCCGATGAACTCGCGGCATCCGGAGGGCGCAAGCTCGGCGGCCGCACCAGCACCTTGCGCGTGGGTCTCGGGTCCGGGCCGGGCGCATTGCTGACCAGACCGCTGCTGGCCGGCATGGCGCAGCGAGGTGCAACGGTGCGCGTCGACATTCTTCGCGGTGAAGAGAACCGGCTCGTCCAAGCGCTTCGAGACCGCCAGATCGATGCAGTGGTCCTCGAAATCCACTCGTTCAGGCCGGCAACGGACCTGCGCGTCGAGGCCGTGACTGAGATGCGGGGGGCCTTCATGTGCAGGACCGGCCACCCCCTCACGCGCAAGCGCGGAGCAATACGCTTCGAGACCGTGCGCGAGTTCCCGATCGCCTCGACAAAGCTGGGCAACGACGTGGTGCGCGAGATGGTCGAGACCTATGGTCCGCAAGGACATCCCGACGAATGCGTGAGCCTGCGCTGCAACGAATTGTCGAGTCTGGTCGAGGTCGTACGGGAGAGCGACGCGGTTCTATTCGCGATCCGGGCAGCCGCGCCGGACCTGGTGGAACTGCCTGTGCGGCCAGCAATAGAGACCCGCGCGCACTTCGGCCTGATCACGCGTGCGGGACATACGGACGCGCCCGCCATGTCGATGTTGCGCACGCTGATCTCGAAGATACTGCGCGACTGACTTCGGGTGCCAAGGACATGTGCCCGCCTGTTATTTCTGGAGCAATGCCATGCAGTCGCATCAACTCGAAATCTTTGCTGACTACTTTCAGTTCTACCTGCAGGACGAAACGGCCGACGGCGATCTGTCGAATGCCTGGGATGCCCCGGCGGTAGAGCGCATGCTCGCCGTCTCTTCAGGCGCTGTCGGCCTGGGCACCGTCCGCAACATGGACGTACCGGTCACGCTCGAGTTCCTGGACTTCGAGCCCCTGAGCGAGCTCGCCGATTTCGACCATGTGGTCGAAGGCTCCTTGACGATAGAGACCGGACCGCTGGTCATCGCGGGCTGCACGGACTATTTTCCCGACGCCGCGCGTTTCCCCGTCGAACCTGGAACCTACAGGGTCAGGCTGTCGTGTTCCGGCTTGGACTCCCTGTCGGAAGACGGACTCGAGGGGAAGGATCGCTATCTTGTGCAGCTATGGCTGGCTCCGCCCATTGACCCAAGAGTGCTCAAGCAGCACGCCGCCTGACGTCCGCCGAACATCTGTCCACCCGAACCTGAAAACGCATGGCTGAACAAGACATCACTCCGCTGCTTCTCGACGCACTCGGCAAGCGCATCGACGACCCTGCCGCCATCCGGCTTGCGGAAGCTCTCGGCAAGAAGCCGTTCAAGAACGCGACGCCGCTCAACGGCGCGAGTCTCGGCAATGGCAAGCTCGGCATCGAAGTCGGGGCCAGCGCAAGCCTCACCAGCAGATCCCATTTCCCTCCGCGCAAGGAAGGACGCACCTGGGTCACCTGGGTTTCACATGCCTTCATCTACCCGAACTATCGCGGCGCCCTCCCGGCCGGTTTCGAATGGCAAATGAACGATGCAGCCCTCGGCTCGCGATTCGTCCGACGCATCGAAAGTGCCTTGGAGGAGATCCGCTTCACGCTGCCGCCACCACGCGAAGGCCTGCGGGCAAAGGCCACGCTAGGCTCGAACGGCTTGCCGGAGCTTCTGCTCCTGAGCGTTGCCGAAGAAGAGGCCTATGCGACCATCCATCCTGGCAGCGATCCGGCGCATTCGGTCGAAGACGGCTTCTTCGCCAGTTGGTGTGCGCTGAACGGAATCCTGCGGGAGGACCGGCTTGCACAAGAGCGAATCGACGCGCTTCGCCAGCGGAAGATCTCGCCCCTTGCCTTTCTTTCTTCGGACCTTGGGGGCCTGTTGTGGGAAAGCGATGTCCGGCAGGAACACGCCGCCTTCTGCCACGCCTACATGAACCGCCTGATGCAGCCGGAGAAAGCCTCCGCGCTTTTCGATACGAAAGAAATATTCGGGGAGAGCAACAACTGGCGAAAGCCGGGTGAGGCCACGACACAGGACAGCTGGGACAACTTCGACCGGATCGCGCCGCGGTATGCGCAAAGGCTTCTGCAATGGCGGCACGAGAAGATCCGCTCGATGGTTGATTGGCCGGATCAAGCGGAGACTGCATAGCACAGGCCGACTTGCAGAGGCTGCAAGCCGACCATCGACGTTACTTCGGCGTGTAGGTCATCTTCGTCACGACCATTGGTGATTTCGGGTCGATTCCCTTGAGTAGCTGGCCTCGGTAAGGCCCCTCGGAAGCCAGCCAGAATTCCTTCGTGCTGTCTTTCGTGATCCCCGAAGCGCTGAGCGTGATTTTCAACGAGAGCTTGCATACGTTGAATGTTCCCAGCGGCGTCTTCAACGATTCCCGGCCGTGGTAGATGAGCTCGGCACTCGCCGGCACGGAAGACGTCGAACCGCTCACACCGTTGATGACCTTGGTCTTGGCAACGGAAGTTCGCTGACTCACGACCTGCCCGGGCTTCATGTCCATCGGGAACGAAACTGGAGGCGAAAAGACCTGGGAGTCGGAAATGGTCTGCTCTTTCGGGAAGCCGGGGGGAATCACCTTCGGGTCGTACTTGGTCTTGGAGACCGTCGCCTTCCCGTAGAGCATGATGTTGCCACCGACGAGATCCTTGTACTCTTTTTCGGTAATGGTGTTTTGGACGTAGGAGTAATCGAATGTCTTCGAATCG
This region includes:
- a CDS encoding amidohydrolase, with product MHLPAFRQLSLLAMCAIAPAAFAQQPTARIDALVDGMYPSLETIYKDIHSNPELSFKETRTAAKLAAEMRDLGFEVTEKVGRTGIVAIYKNGPGPTVLVRTELDALPMEEKTGLPYASKVKAEWNGRETFVAHSCGHDIHMASWVGTARTLLALKDQWKGTLMFIGQPAEEAGGGAKAMLADGLFKRFPKPDFAFALHTSPSPYGFVGYRVGAITSASDGLEITFKGRGGHGSAPDKTIDPIAIAAHFVTDVQTVVSREKDPAEFGVVTIGAIQGGTAGNIIPDSVVLRGTVRSYKPEVREKLLAGVRRTAKAAAAMAGAPEPVVEFGDGGAAVINDEAVVQRTVAALKSKLDAARVVQVPPITASEDFSEYVNAGVPSMFFFVGVSDPKEVAESLKPGGKPLPFNHSPFFAPVPEPSIKMGVQAMTTAVLSAMNK
- a CDS encoding LysR family transcriptional regulator; the encoded protein is MTLVQLRHLISLAETASFTRSAETLFLTQPALSRSINALEEELGQKLFDRVGRRSELTHFGHEVLQRARRLVFDADELAASGGRKLGGRTSTLRVGLGSGPGALLTRPLLAGMAQRGATVRVDILRGEENRLVQALRDRQIDAVVLEIHSFRPATDLRVEAVTEMRGAFMCRTGHPLTRKRGAIRFETVREFPIASTKLGNDVVREMVETYGPQGHPDECVSLRCNELSSLVEVVRESDAVLFAIRAAAPDLVELPVRPAIETRAHFGLITRAGHTDAPAMSMLRTLISKILRD
- a CDS encoding DUF3108 domain-containing protein, whose product is MPIPTEQAAAPAAPPATVSENSGPCFNEADFREGTLLEFDAAKLGTDPATASFHRKSVTEGRETFGGANPIAFNVDSKTFDYSYVQNTITEKEYKDLVGGNIMLYGKATVSKTKYDPKVIPPGFPKEQTISDSQVFSPPVSFPMDMKPGQVVSQRTSVAKTKVINGVSGSTSSVPASAELIYHGRESLKTPLGTFNVCKLSLKITLSASGITKDSTKEFWLASEGPYRGQLLKGIDPKSPMVVTKMTYTPK
- a CDS encoding DNA polymerase II — protein: MAPSLQGFILTRHWRDASSGTEIEYWLATDEGPRKAVLRSQTSVAFVESRHRPALEAQLAAMPGMQVRELELKTFNCQPVVGVYAKHYRQLGRLTRALQPQGVPVLEADVRPHDRYLMERFITAGVTVEEGRADGATIVDCRLKPAPEFRPVLKMVSLDIETSQDEALYSIALDGLQDRVVFMLGEAPPGPGEPMDFSLVYCPTRKAMVESLNDWFERNDPDVVIGWNVIQFDLRVLQKTANDCGMQLLLGRERRPIEWRTHPGKQGYLFAPTPGRVIIDGIDALKAAMWSFPSFSLETVSQALLGEGKAIGDEYDKMAEIERRYQEDKPALALYNIRDCELVLRIFDKAKLLQFVMERAQTTGLQADHFGGSIAAFSHHYLPRMHRLGYVAPNVGEIASKAFPGGYVMDSKPGFYDSVVVLDYKSLYPSIIRTFLVDPVGLVEGTHAGDPAMVVKGPQGTVFSRERHCLPEIVTTLWRARDEAKRVGNEPLSQALKLLMNSFAGVLGAADCRFFNPKLVSAVTLRGHEMMKLTREFVQSRGYEVIYGDTDSIFVWLKRTHTNEEAHAVAANLVRDINDWWTGSLRDEQGLDNFLEIEFDTHYRKFFMPTIRGSDVGSKKRYAGLSVDAKGKEEMVYRGLEMARSDWTPLARQFQEGLLSRIFQGEPYKEFVSDYAQSTLAGEKDDLLIYRKRLRHRLDAYLVNVPPQVRAARIADEYNARIGRPMQYQSGGWIRYVMTRNGPEPLETRHSRIDYEHYLSKQLQPIADAILQPVGESFTALTTAQQHLF
- a CDS encoding LLM class flavin-dependent oxidoreductase, whose product is MASSTRQFKLGAFLMQTGHHIAAWRHPGAQADAGSNFRHYVALAQKAEAAKFDAIFLADSVGIRSSNLPSLSRTARSDHFEPLTLLAALAAVTERIGLIATVSTSFNEPFNVARKFASLDQISGGRSGWNLVTSSGVGEAQNFNREEHFEHALRYERAAEFHDVVTGLWDSWEDDSFVRDKASGQYFAEDKLHVLDHKGTHFSVRGPLNVSRSPQGRPVVVQAGASEAGRDLAARTAEVIFVAHQTFEEAQSFYRDIKDRVRAYDRDPDGVKIMPGIFPVVGRTQAEAEEKFAQLQDLVHPVVGVSLLSSVIGGFDLSGLPVDGPLPDLPETNGPKSRQRLLLDLARRENLSIRDLYLRIAGARGHQQVVGTPSSIADQLQQWFEEGGADGFNIMSPWFPGGLDDFIELVLPELRRRGLFRTEYEGRTLREHLGLQRPLHPRRREAAAAAA
- a CDS encoding NtaA/DmoA family FMN-dependent monooxygenase (This protein belongs to a clade of FMN-dependent monooxygenases, within a broader family of flavin-dependent oxidoreductases, the luciferase-like monooxygenase (LMM) family, some of whose members use coenzyme F420 rather than FMN.); the encoded protein is MPSTPRISPSPRQLHFGIFLFSIGYHPGAWRLPGVDPKASHDPAFIASIARKAEDAKFDFFFLGDALATSAEQQYVFPSQTVRLEPFTMIGYVAAHTQRIGLIATANTTYADPYHIARQTASLDHLSGGRLAWNVVTGADERAAKNFSRDHHWDNSRRYDYAEELVDVVSQLWDSWEDGALLGDQAAGLLVDPAKLHPIEHEGSFFRVKGPLNVARPPQGQIPLVNAGTSPRSRAFGAARSTVVFAGVPTFEAAQGFYSEIKAGAVASGRRAEDVSVLPGLVPYIGRTSEEAYALYQRLSALIAARLDTAALERELRVPLAGLGGDDLFPAFDEADPALALARHFITQARKLNRTESPTVRHVFEYAIARGRGHFLAIGSAEEVADTIQHWFENGAADGFNVCPPHLPAGLDDFIELVLPILRARGLFRDEYTGRTFAAHFGGALKPANRFEGARTAQAEFGRITETHHRVV